In Lentimicrobium sp. L6, a single genomic region encodes these proteins:
- a CDS encoding YchJ family protein, translated as MIEYCPCGNNKVYEECCKPFIDKKEYPDTAEELMRSRYTAFTLGKVDYIINTHIEKIRPVKERKKMQRWMNSIEWLGLSIVKTEAGQANDEIGMVEFRAIYIEDGYTEALHEQSNFEKIDGKWYYVSGTHLQNDKVYLKY; from the coding sequence ATGATAGAATATTGCCCTTGTGGAAACAACAAAGTTTATGAAGAATGTTGCAAACCATTCATCGATAAAAAAGAATACCCAGATACTGCAGAAGAGCTAATGCGTTCTCGCTATACTGCTTTTACACTAGGCAAAGTTGATTATATAATTAATACTCATATAGAGAAAATACGTCCCGTTAAAGAAAGAAAAAAGATGCAAAGATGGATGAATTCCATAGAATGGTTGGGATTATCTATTGTAAAAACCGAAGCTGGACAAGCCAATGATGAAATTGGAATGGTAGAATTTAGAGCCATTTATATTGAGGATGGATATACAGAAGCACTGCACGAACAATCTAATTTTGAGAAAATAGATGGAAAATGGTATTATGTTTCTGGCACACATTTACAGAATGACAAAGTCTATCTAAAATATTAA
- a CDS encoding cysteate synthase produces MSLKIDKTQYILESQATKKTFNDEGWTLNAPNEAQAGLVRAIYEKKQLEVKDDSYGLFKFADWLPIHKMIKGSFAPVTFKSEGLAKEIGLNNLYITFSGYWPEKNIEMKTCSFKETESYSVCSRMDNDEKKVLVVASAGNTARAFAQVCSDNQIPLLLSVPEDNLNALWFDAPLNDCVKLIASKTGGDYFDAIHLSNIACEMNGFFAEGGAKNVARRDGMATTMLSAATTIGEIPEYYFQAIGSGTGAIAAWEANLRLLEDGRFGNRKTKLMVSQNSPFNPIYDAWEADSRPLLDFNNDEARKQVEIIDAKVLSNRKPPYSLAGGLYDAMKDAGGEVLLATNEEARNAAQLFLESEGIDIHPAAAVAVATLISAVKDKKVNTDDLIMLNITGGGEERFKSEKELFYLKPTLIFDIDPDENFVKEQINQLNW; encoded by the coding sequence ATGAGTCTGAAAATTGACAAAACCCAATATATTTTAGAATCCCAAGCCACAAAGAAAACCTTTAATGACGAGGGCTGGACATTAAATGCTCCCAATGAAGCTCAAGCCGGTTTGGTGAGAGCTATTTATGAAAAAAAACAATTGGAAGTCAAGGATGATTCCTATGGTTTATTCAAATTTGCTGATTGGCTGCCTATCCACAAAATGATTAAAGGCTCCTTTGCACCAGTCACTTTTAAAAGCGAAGGTTTAGCAAAAGAAATCGGACTCAATAATTTATATATTACTTTTAGTGGGTATTGGCCAGAAAAGAACATAGAAATGAAAACTTGTTCTTTTAAGGAAACGGAAAGTTATTCTGTGTGCTCTCGAATGGATAATGATGAGAAAAAGGTTTTAGTGGTGGCTTCCGCTGGAAATACGGCTCGTGCCTTTGCCCAAGTATGCTCAGACAACCAAATACCTCTTTTATTAAGTGTCCCTGAAGATAATTTGAACGCCCTTTGGTTTGATGCACCTCTAAACGATTGTGTGAAACTTATCGCCAGCAAAACTGGAGGAGACTATTTTGATGCCATCCATCTATCTAATATAGCATGTGAGATGAATGGTTTTTTCGCAGAAGGTGGAGCCAAAAATGTAGCCCGACGAGATGGAATGGCAACAACCATGCTATCGGCAGCTACTACCATTGGAGAAATCCCAGAATATTATTTCCAGGCCATAGGTAGTGGAACAGGCGCCATTGCAGCTTGGGAAGCCAATTTAAGATTATTAGAGGATGGTAGATTTGGAAACAGAAAAACCAAATTAATGGTTTCTCAGAATTCTCCCTTTAACCCTATTTACGATGCTTGGGAAGCTGATTCTCGTCCTTTATTAGATTTCAACAACGATGAAGCACGCAAACAAGTTGAAATCATTGATGCCAAAGTATTATCCAATAGAAAACCTCCCTATTCATTAGCTGGTGGTTTATATGATGCCATGAAAGATGCTGGAGGTGAAGTACTTTTAGCGACCAATGAAGAAGCTAGAAATGCAGCTCAATTATTCTTAGAATCAGAAGGAATAGATATTCACCCAGCCGCTGCAGTTGCTGTTGCCACTTTAATATCTGCTGTTAAAGATAAAAAAGTAAATACTGATGACTTGATCATGCTCAATATTACTGGTGGTGGAGAAGAAAGATTCAAATCGGAAAAAGAACTATTCTACTTAAAGCCTACATTGATTTTTGATATTGACCCTGATGAGAATTTTGTGAAAGAACAAATCAACCAACTAAACTGGTAA
- a CDS encoding DUF2293 domain-containing protein, protein MNQEIVSPGPNNTLLNKYGEKVTPPAGWSFLAAGDAGITRKITAKGLFWRVQYKKGRRMISKGVWAPSETIAWAKKEVEETRNTDAYQKKRLSDLKRRAKKQDEYEEDFQKEVEKYLKFHLKYKTMEKLMAEAITKHAVPVGSGTVARTAMIPIEERAAKAVIAWMRHQTTAYDHLNIARIKGERRAVRRQLAQESVKLLMKYRSGEPLSPHCSLRTALQKIHRNP, encoded by the coding sequence ATGAATCAAGAAATCGTAAGTCCAGGCCCAAATAATACACTCCTCAATAAATATGGAGAAAAAGTGACTCCTCCTGCAGGATGGAGTTTTTTAGCTGCTGGAGATGCTGGAATCACCAGAAAGATAACAGCCAAAGGATTGTTCTGGAGGGTTCAATATAAAAAGGGCAGACGAATGATTTCAAAAGGCGTTTGGGCGCCCAGTGAAACCATTGCGTGGGCAAAAAAAGAAGTAGAAGAAACTAGAAACACCGATGCCTACCAAAAGAAAAGACTTAGCGATTTAAAAAGGCGAGCCAAAAAGCAAGACGAATATGAGGAGGATTTTCAGAAAGAAGTGGAGAAATATTTAAAATTCCACCTCAAATATAAAACCATGGAGAAACTGATGGCAGAAGCTATTACCAAACATGCCGTTCCTGTGGGTAGTGGCACCGTTGCAAGAACAGCCATGATTCCCATAGAAGAACGAGCAGCAAAAGCCGTTATCGCCTGGATGAGGCACCAAACTACCGCTTACGACCATCTTAATATTGCAAGAATTAAAGGAGAACGACGAGCTGTAAGACGTCAACTAGCACAAGAATCTGTTAAGCTTTTAATGAAGTACAGAAGTGGTGAACCCCTTTCTCCCCATTGTTCTTTGCGAACTGCACTTCAAAAAATTCACCGCAACCCATAA